One window of the Bombus affinis isolate iyBomAffi1 chromosome 10, iyBomAffi1.2, whole genome shotgun sequence genome contains the following:
- the LOC126921296 gene encoding uncharacterized protein LOC126921296, whose protein sequence is MAAEMVYGTGIRLPTEFFVSTKQQPNSEFANRLKERIEKIRPHPITRHGEKKTFVFRELETSPYVFVRHDASGGPLQPLYDGPYQVIQRGKKTFTIKINNKNVIVSLDRLKPAFTVSDDIEQQQLETSAGTHDMFIPFKTTTTQNAERAQQSEYDSRVHHTTRAGRKVRFPDHFQAGLR, encoded by the coding sequence ATGGCCGCCGAAATGGTTTACGgtaccggcatacgattgccgacagAATTCTTCGTATCAACAAAGCAACAGCCCAACTCGGAATTCGCGAACCGTTTAAAAGAACGAATAGAGAAAATCAGACCTCAcccgattacgcgacacggcgagaAGAAAACCTTCGTGTTCCGCGAGCTCGAAACATCACCATACGTATTTGTACGCCATGACGCGAGCGGTGGCCCTTTACAACCACTCTACGACGGACCTTACCAGGTTATACAGCGTGGAAAAAAGACCTTTACCatcaaaataaataacaaaaatgtaATAGTCTCCCTAGATCGATTGAAACCCGCTTTTACTGTATCCGACGACATCGAACAACAGCAACTAGAAACTAGCGCAGGAACCCACGACATGTTTATACCGTTTAAAACCACAACTACGCAAAACGCCGAGCGGGCACAGCAAAGCGAATACGACTCAAGAGTTCATCACACCACGCGCGCGGGCAGGAAAGTTCGTTTCCCTGATCACTTTCAGGCGGGTCTGCGATAA